One part of the Vanessa cardui chromosome 2, ilVanCard2.1, whole genome shotgun sequence genome encodes these proteins:
- the LOC124537194 gene encoding 60S ribosomal protein L30 yields MVAAKKQKKTIESINSRLALVMKSGKYCLGYKQTLKTLRQGKAKLVIIAKNAPPLRKSEIEYYALLAKTGVHHYSGNNIELGTACGKYYRVCTLAITDPGDSDIITTLPEATA; encoded by the exons ATGGTTGCGGCTAAGAAACAA aaaaagacCATCGAGTCAATCAACTCTCGGTTGGCTCTGGTGATGAAATCAGGAAAATACTGCCTGGGTTACAAGCAAACTCTCAAGACTTTACGTCAAGGCAAAGCTAAGCTGGTCATCATCGCCAAGAATGCTCCACCTCTAAG gaaATCTGAAATTGAATACTATGCTCTATTGGCCAAAACTGGAGTCCATCATTACAGTGGTAACAACATTGAATTGGGCACAGCATGCGGAAAGTACTACAGAGTATGCACACTCGCCATTACTGACCCTGGAGACTCTGACATTATCACAACACTGCCTGAGGCGACAGcgtag
- the LOC124540224 gene encoding very-long-chain (3R)-3-hydroxyacyl-CoA dehydratase hpo-8 has product MSAKPIKKTNSEPSALGKIYLISYNAIQTVGWSYLLLQSLTYFLNRGTLDNYWKEVKWTVIIFQTGALLEVFHAAIRLVPSSVIVVLMQVYSRVFLVFGVLLATNGATVSPGLPLCVLAWSITEIIRYAYYAFNLLNIVPQMLLFFRYSTFLVLYPLGITGELLCMYHSLDEISEKQLFTISMPNKWNFIFNYYYFLVFYMLLYIPLFPVLFGHMQKQRRKMLGDVSKKSA; this is encoded by the exons atgtccGCTAAACctataaagaaaacaaattcgGAGCCATCGGCTTTGGGGAAGATTTACCTCATATCTTACAATGCTATACAAACTGTGGG gtGGTCCTACTTGTTACTGCAGTCGTTAACATACTTTTTAAACCGCGGTACATTGGATAATTACTGGAAAGAAGTGAAATGGACAGTAATCATATTCCAGACGGGGGCACTGTTAGAG gtattcCACGCCGCGATCAGACTGGTTCCGTCCAGCGTGATCGTCGTCTTGATGCAGGTGTATTCACGGGTATTCCTCGTGTTCGGAGTGTTGCTGGCCACTAATGGCGCTACAGTCAGCCCCGGCTTGCCACTCTGTGTGCTGGCTTGGTCCATAACAGAAATAATACGTTACGCGTACTACGCTTTTAATTTGTTGAACATCGTACCGCAAATGCTATTATTCTTCAG aTATTCAACGTTTCTCGTGCTGTATCCTCTCGGTATAACCGGAGAACTCCTATGCATGTATCACTCGTTAGATGAAATATcagaaaaacaattatttaccaTATCTATGCCTAACAAGTGGAACTTCAtctttaactattattatttcttagtaTTCTACATGCTATTGTACATCCCGCTGTTTCCAGTTCTCTTCGGTCACATGCAGAAGCAAAGAAGAAAAATGTTAGGCGATGTTTCGAAAAAATCTGCATAA